The Dermacentor albipictus isolate Rhodes 1998 colony unplaced genomic scaffold, USDA_Dalb.pri_finalv2 scaffold_13, whole genome shotgun sequence region CGTACATTAGGAGTGCAAGGCACATATATGGTACCTGATGATCTCTCGCAGGAATATCATAACAATTTAAAGAACTTTTTGTATCGCTTTGCTTTACTGCGGTAACAATCATGCGGACACTCGAGgcgcgtagagagagagagagagagagaggaaaggggaaaggcagggaggttaaccagagaaaaaaaatccggttggctaccctacgctggggagagaggggagggcgaggtaaagtggaaacaaagtagagataaggaaaggaaggagcatagacacacaatcacaatcggtcactgtcaccgaacactgtcatcgcacagcacactgacacttgtagcactatcaacatctgttcaggctacagtcgcctgtccagttctgccgccctcaagaaccgcaacagtgccctcgtcgccctctgctgcgatggcttatgatggcggtatctgaaaatgagttcctctgtgagaggtctttggtcaaagcgcgctatcgcggttgcaagtgattgtctctgtaaagtatatcgagaacagtcacaaagaaggtgttgcaAAGTCTCCTCGGTACCACaatcctcacacgaggcgtcgtcggcccattcAATACGGTAAGCGAAATACTTGGTGacagccacccctagccatagtcgacaaagcagggtagcttcgcgacgacagagcccagctggaatacaaaggcgtagggaggagtcaagatggtggagtcggtagttgggaaaacttccagcgttccacaaggataacgcgatgtgacggctgatcattcgaagttttcgagcggcatctgtccttgataacggtatcggctcctcttcgtccccttgaagagccgaccgagcagcgttatcagcgtgttcgttccctatgactccgcagtgacttggaagccactgaaatgtcaagtggtgtcctttctcagttaaggtatgaatgagttctctaatctcaaatactagctgttcgtgtggtccgcgccgcagggccgatagcaaagattgcagtgcagccttagagtcactgaatattgaccaccttcgaggttgttcgtggttgacgagacgaagtgcagcgcgaagggctgcaagttccgcggccatcgttgtcgttgggtgacatgtcttgaaactgatggtgatggctttcgctgggaagaccacggctccagaggaacactggagagttgccgatccatcagtataaatatgtacgtgttcggcgtacctctcgtgcaaaagaagcagagttagttgtttaagagctggtgatgacagctccgattttttcctgattcctggtacggtgaggtgcactgcgggtcgagccaaacaccatggaggaatcgatggcttagttgcgagggtgtagcctgatgggaggcaggtgtaatactctgaaatcgtagtacaaaaagctgcctgcggcctttctgatggtagtgttgccagatggtgggaacaggcacgggcaacgtgccttatgtgcactctcaacacttctaccgcaatgtgtgtttgtataggcgCGTAGGTATCGACAGTGCCTACCCGGCCCGCGCGGGGCGAACCTTGTCTTCAAAGAGGCGACAGACGCGTAGTGCTTGTGGCTGCAAATGTGTCGAAGGTCAAGTTCTGCTCAATCGGCTCTTTAGCTGACCTAAAGGTGgcgttctgccttccgctgccAGCATGAGCATTGTGCGCGCAAACGCTATCGTGCCTACTGTGCAGCTGTGTACACCGTGGTGCATACACTGGCCTGAGCAGAACGGACAGTAAACTTCAATAAAAGCAGTAATCCATGCGGCGCCTGCAAAGCCGCTGACGGTGCTCCTCATTGCGCCAGTGTTCTGAGACGCCAGGTAGCATCAGGGCTCCGTTACTTCCGTGCAGTAGTATATGCCTTCCCCGTGTAATGGTATAACACCCTCCGAGAAGTTTCCGCGCAGCGGTGAACCTCGCTATCGTTGTCAGTGCTTGGTGTTTCATGTGAaacccctatttttttttttagagcgcagctcttaggtgcctgtTCGTGTGTTGAGCGTTggcgtccctcggcgtcctcgttgtaacggagcgaacgagcgcagcgaaggacAAAAGAGTAAAAGCAGAGCGCAGCGGATGGTGAGAGACGACGATAGGGAAGAGAGCGCCAGAAGGAAAGCGGAGTAGGAGGGCACGGCGAAAGGCTGAgatgaaaagcgtagtgccgctcaAGACGCACGCGGCGGCGACGAccactacgagatggcaccagagtagtgCACCGCTGTCCGTTCACTAATGACTATGCGCTACACCGATATCAtgcatggaaacaaagtgctgcataagCAGAAATCTCTCTACGGTGTATGCTATGAAAACGCCCGCGCGTCGCagacgcgctgcctctcgcgatctccctattagcgaggcagtcgcgccccaCTGAACTCCGTTTGCAACGAGTCGGAAGAGatattgtccgcgccagccgcCCTACTCATAGCCTTCCCTTCCTAATATATAAGCCGTGTTCCTGTATAATCATCATATAAAGTATTGAAAAACATACTTCTGCCACGAGTAGAgcttagggagtatcataattgCCGTCTAATTTTTTTTCGGCACCGGGCCGATGCCTGCAGGTCATAAAGTTCCAGTGTGGGCGATCCATCGAGTTGCGATGGACGTTGAGCACCCGACTACTCAGATGAAAGGCCAGCTTGCATGGTCTCCTACGTGGCGTTGGGTCAACTGATTATCCGCTTCCTAACTATGAAATTACCCTCAGCGTTACCGAAATCAAGTAACATAAAAAAGCGAGAAAGGTCATTTGTTAAACGACGGCAGAATTTGCAAATATGCTGTCGTGCCTAAACACTAGAAATTTCCTACCGCTTTGTTTCTTGACACCATAGGCTGTTGCCGTACGCTCCTGCAACGTCACTAAGTAGCCTTACATCCGAGCACGAATGTAATCAGATACCTGAAATCGGCGATGGTACTTCCCTGCAGTATATGGTGCTTACAAGCCAAAGAGGTTGTGACAATATGCTTCAGACTATTCACAGCCTGCGTCGAACACAAAATATAATCAAACGGCAACGGAAAGAGATGTGGTTGCTATTTCTCAAGGCTGCCTGCTACGGCGCCATAATATTATAGTGTAGCGGAATTTGCAAAGATAATTCATGAATTCCTCCTCCTGTGTGCTGATTTCAGTGATACAATAAGTACTAAATTTACGTCATGTTATATTTAACTCTAACTTAAATCAAAGCCATATGATTCACTGAAGTCTGCGTCCGCGAGAACCATATAACCTGTAACGTTAAAACAGAGAATAACCATGAATCCTATCATCAGCTAGCGTCGGCTATTCATGGGCAGATTTAACAAAGCCGTTTAGGAAGACGTTAGCGCGTTCCTTCTAGCGCGCTCTAGAGCGCCCACTTTCGTGGCTAGCTATCACGGAGCACTTGACGATCCCCAAAATACAACAGTGAATTGTAAGTCCTCCTCCACGTCGTGACGAGAAGTGCTTATCTAATAGCCACACAACTTGCCCCGTTTTTCATTATGGCAAAACGCCACAATTACAAGGTATATGAGAGAAATCCGTATTTAGAGCATTTATAACGTTACCAAGCTGCAGAGGGGACATGAGAAGCGCATATAGTATGAAGCAGGAAACTTTGGATTATTTTTGAGATGCTGCGATTGTTCAGCGGGCACCCAAATCATGGCGTACGAGCACGTTTTTGCATTGTGGCCTCGTGGGGACTCGGCCGCCGTCGCCACGAATACAACCCTCGACGTCGTGTTCAGCGCCGTAGCGTTAGAGTCACTGAGCGGCCACGCAGATGTTACGAGCTAAGATGGTATATGGAGAGTAGTCGTTCTCCACACGCGCGTATCATTTTATTTTCAGAGTCGCCCTATATTTGTGAAGGCTATTCGCAAAATCCACAAGTGCAGCCACGAACATTTTTACACAAAGAAATGTCCGAGTGCAATGTGTGGGATCACAGTCCCCTGCGTCACTATATGTCCCGCGTGGGCATTTCGAATTTAGGAATCGCATATAGCTGAGTGCTGGCGAAGATCACGAAGCGCTATATGTTGCGGAGGCGGAATAGCCAAACGGAACGAAACGTCCGGTACATCTAGCTGGGTATTTTCGGTGCATGGACACCGAGAGCATCTAAGAGCGCGAGCTTCAAGCACGCATGGTTTCTGTACGAATGCGCATCCTTTCGCGAATACCAAAATGACAGAGGCGTTCAGCTAGATATTGCAGAAATAGATCCTGCATTTTCGTAGCCGCACGCCAGGCAACGAAACGGTTGCTTTCGCACCTTCCGTCATTGTTTTCTCTCCCAATGCGTTCGAAATTTAAAATATCGAAGCACATGGAAAATGACTAATTTTGGTGCCTTCTAGTGGCAGGAACAGAACATCTGAGAAGAAAGCATTGCATTCGTCTGAATATCATCGGAGCTGCGTATACAGATACCGCTCGGCCCcaaccccctttctttttctatgcaGCTCGCCTTCCAAATCACAAAATATATGGCCAAGATACACTTCATAAATGCGCCTTGAGAGTATGTAGTGCAGAAGGATAAGCATATCCCTTCGAAACAAGATATTTTGTGACTGGGCAATTTCGACTTGCAGAGAAGTGCGATTACGCTGACGCAAGTTGGCATGCTCTACTCGGCAACTGCAATGTTATTGTTGGGCAGATTCGCCCTTTATCTGCCACACGGTCATATACACGGTGTTCTTACTTACTTGTCTGATCACGGATATGTCAAAAATTTAGGCTTTAGTTTCTCTTTAATGCTGATGGAGCTGTGCCACGCGGTTGCGGATATCTGGGGCCATATACtcccaaagcttttcgttcgtaaggacTGTTCGTCAGTAGCCGCTTCCCTTCGCTAATTGTGATGGCTGTAATGACTTGCCGGCGCCAAGTCTTACGAACAAACCGTACTCGGGTGCAAACTGCTCTGTAAATGCGGACCCTGATGTCCAGTATTTCTCGTCCTCAGCCTCCAGTGTTCGCTGTCAAAGATGATGTTCTTTCGGGTATGATTACTGAATTCTGTGGCTTCAGATGCCAAAGCAACGCAAGCTTTAACAGCTTGGATTTTTACATACTTTCTTACACCAAACGAAATACGTGAGAGCACACCACAGTATGCGTCTACTCGGTGAGACACTCACACCAAACCAGCAGAAAGAGGCAAGAATGGTAGGGCCACATACGACGCATGAGAAAGAGGAATGTGATAGCATTATCGCAATTACTCACCCACTCCTTTGACTGCACTGTCTTCATGATCGGTTCGCATtgcaagggcgctataacgtaaagctattacaaacttttctgttccaagggccccataacgtaaaactattccaatgtgtttttgttccaatctcctcacgtcaaatttgcgtaacctccgacgcaagcatcaggcggtgtcCCGCAGCATTGCCTCAACAGCCCAATGAAGCGCTCTcttagtttataggaggtcactttgaTTTCAAAAGGAATAACATCGCGTACATTCagcggtttttcgtttgtaattggttgccaggaggcgaggagcacgttcaagtAAAGAGGGTTCCTACAGGGCCGAGCCAGCGCATTGAAAATAGATAACaggatgaagaggatggtgttggcgtttgcgattggtccgcCTTTACTTACTTAGGTTGCGGTGTATTAAAACTTCCTTCTGGGCGTGTTGGTgtatacttgatttgaaaattaaaacggcgctaacacatgcaaccacaaaacaagcacgagacacaagcgctgactttcaactaaattttattgatggAAGACAGACACCTTTATAAGGCGAAGGACAGATTGTCACGCTCCCTACCACTTCACCTCTGCCCTTCGCTTCATATAAGGTGTCTGTCCTccatcaataaaatttagttaGCCGTTAGCGTTTGTGTCTCGTGCTTGTTCTTTTGTGGTTGCGTTTGTTAGCGCCGTTATAATTTTCAATTCTAGCtagcggtggctggtcgaaaaacgtgatggcgtgcaacggaagcttaagaatgccgctaaaacggatactcagcaaggaagagttggcaaagCGAGGTCGTAaccgtgctgaaagtgctcgaaaactttaCACGACATGCAAAAAGATGCATTAtaggcaaataaacccatgctctccggcagttgcaagtagccagtgcctgagtgatagGCGGCAGCCATATTTATTCCTTAAGGAACGAGGCGGCCTGccgctattcagaaaaaaaagttggttttgttcggcctattaatgcatctttaatgcttACATGTCACATTGACGTGATGAGTTTTCTCggtttcatgacgtcgcgtgaaaggccgGTGAattggtgcagcccgaaaacttttgagcaatagcccagggctaatggcaaaaaggcgtcgaatcagtgAAATGACCATTTCTCATTaattcggtccaatcatgcataaccagtgtgtgcacgtcgtatcagatggggagctatcgcggttttcttgacgtcgcgttacagacagGCCAAATCTTCATCCAGGTATATAATTTCAATGCGCTGGCTctgccctatcgaatccctcttgAGCGTGCGTCTCGCCTCCTGGCCACCAATTACGAACGGATAACCGCTGAATGTAGGAAGTGTTATTTATTTCGAACGCAAATAGATATGACCTCCTGTAACCAAAGAGAGCGTTTGGTTGTGCTGTAGAGGCAATGCTGCGCGTCGCCACCCGATACTTGTGCCggaggttacgcaaatttgacgtcaggagtgcggaataaaaacatattggaatagcctTGCGTTATAGGGCCCCGAATCACACTTTGGCCCCTGCGCGGACACTTATAGTGCACTACTGTCGTGATTTTCTGACCAAGCCACCACGTGCAAGGACTGTGGCATCAGCTCTGTCTAGTCGGCGAGACAGCCAGCCTACGACGACACGCCGTAACACGGAGAATGCGCATAGAGAACTTGGCTCCTAAAAGCTTGAGGAACGCACACAATGAAAGCGTGGTACTCGCAATGAACCGCTACTCACTGGGCGCAGGGAAAGAACAGCGTACTTTCGTAGCAGCGGTCCGACATGCGGCGGCCGTTGGCACAGCTGGCGAGGCAGCTCTCAAAGCTGGCAAACCGGTTGGAGCCGCGGTTGCACACGTGCACGGTGTCCGCGGCCGCCGGGACGCAGGCTCGCCGTTCGGCACTGTAGTAGAACTCCGGCCTGGGCCGCACACAGTGCGTGTACACGTGGCGTCTGCAAGAATCGTCGGTGGAGGCCTGCGATCCACAAACGTATAGCGTGTAAATATCAGCGCCATGCCTACAATGTATCTGCGTATATCGTACAGCTCAAGACACTTATACGGGAAGTCGCCGGCCTGTACTTGTAGTGGAAGGCGCAGTTCAATTTCCTTCTTGCTGTAGAGAGAAACAGCCGCATCGGGAATCGTCACCCATTGGGCATGTATACGTGCCGTCACTGTACCCGGCAATTCTGGACATTTATTTGACTGCTCCAAAAACAAGTGCTCACACAGCGAGTGCCACTGTCATAAAGCTACACCATAAAGAAATTCGATATGCCAAATACCATGGTGATGTAGGTTCCTGCCAGCGGCCAATCGGCTTACGCACGCATGTAGGATCAGCGGAATAAGCTATGCCTTAATACAAAACGTTTGTTTTGCGTTGTAGCCGAATCACTCGGTCGCCGCTACGTATCGGCACTTGTGCTTATAAATACAGCGGTAGCTTTGCGTCATACGTGATACCGTATACCAAGATGCCTTGTAAGGCGTAACGTCCTTTGCGCAAGCGCTTCTTGTACTACAGGGGACTACCGTGCTACCGTGGCGTTAGCCGCCGCTACCGCCGGTGTACCGTGATCGCCTATAACGACAAGACAGCGCCCAGACCGCACCGCTCGATCTGAATGCACCCTTGCTGCTTGATCGTGGTCACAGCCAGAAATAATAAAATCAGCCATCGCTTACTTTTTATCTCGCTGTTAGAACAGAAATATTAGCGATACTTTATCGCTATCATTATAATCAGTTCTTTGTATTGACGATACTAGGCGCAGAAAGACCGAACCGAGCCGGCAAAATGCTTTGATTCCCTTTTAACAGAAGGCGCGATAACACTAGCTCGTGATGCGACTGCGCTAGCTGGTGTTGGTGACGCAGAACAATCGGTAAACTTAAATCTTGGCTGCATAATTAGTTTAATTCTATGCCTGCTCCAGGTTGCCGATGGTAGTATTCCAAAACGTTCAACTCTTGGTATGTCCACCGCGGTTCCGCGGAGGGGCGCCGCATGCCCATATAATGTCTCTGCTATCACGGTAATGGGTTACGTGTAACGCAAATCTAGAACGCACCAATATCGTATTTTTTCAAACTGCAACTCTGGAAAGTGCTGTATGTGCTTTGTTTACACGGTGAATTTAGCACATGGAAGCTGAACGTACAGGCATGCAGCCATTTGTAATGTACAGCtggtaaacatttttttcttttttcttttatttctttttgcaaattttgttgttttgttgtttatAATTTGACGGTTTCTATAGTCTTCTATATTACGGAGTGGTCTCTTTAGGTTTTTTGGAAGTATTGAAAATCGTCTGTGGCACATGGCGTAATTGTTGTCCGTGAGCTCGATTAGCCGGagaagcggacattactagcacgggAAAGCGAAACATATATGCCACTAATTAACAACAGTCCCTAATTACCTTCCTAATCGCTTTACGGTACATACAGTATTCaggaattgcagccggtgagatAGCAAGGCGTATCCATTTCAATCACCgcttcaggatgacaccagtttcgaaatactTCCCAAAATGTGGTTCGAAATACATGGccgttccagttgcttttgtgcttgaatgcatgaaAGAGCATTTAGTTAAAAATACAGCGGAGCGACAGTATCCAAATTGCTATCTTCAAACTGTATAAGCGCACAAAGACGAGAACGGAGAGAGAAGACGCGAGGAGGCGTTGTCTCACAACTGAAACATTTTGTTGAACATGATAAAGATTTTAACTTTGTTCATAATTAGACTTTCTTTAATTTATAACGTTGCCATCGCAAGGTAGTTTCAAGCCGTGATTCTTGACACGCATGCGTAACCCTCCTGCTCCATTTTTGCGCGCATATAATTGTTTcctttcaataattttttttcagttttgagTAAGCGCACGTCGTCCTGTCTTCCCTTTTCATTCGCAtctttgtgcgcttttacagtttcaagacGCAAGTAAGCCAACTAGCCTAGTTGAACATACTGTTACAGACCCAAccggtgtcattctggaaattattTCCAAGTGGATAATCCTTGTAAATGCACCGGCTACAACTCGTAAATTGCAACATCTGTTCTAAGGTAATTAGTGAAGAATTTTATTAGGAAATTGTCcttaattagttgaatatctATTTCGATTTTTCCAGTAAGAGTAACATCCGCCTCTCTCCGACtaaaggactagaattatgttatctgcgacCGGCGATGTTTGAAAATTCCGCAAATCTCAGAAATGATCACCCCGCTATTATTTGCTTTAGgatacatattgcaatttactgcTACTCTTTTAGTAACAGAAATTCtgcagcaaagaaaaaataaactaaGAGAATCAACGCTGCCCTCATACTATGCGGCTAGACGCGTAATGTTTCTTGGGAAGTGTCTTCTTAGTTCCCTGTATAGGTAGCAAGGAGAGAACCCTGCCGTTTTACGTGCTCTAGGTCTGCCTTCTTGTTCATTCTAACTAGAAGCGCTTCTCGAGTTGGAGAGTTCTGAACATAATACAGAAATGTGATCATGCCAATCAGTTTGTCGGCGAaataaagtagaaaaaaaaagaaaatatatttttccCTCGACGCTTAGTTAACAAAATGTAAATGCGGCTAATCCAGAGTTAGAAATGCAGTTACGAACTTCTCACAAGAAGGCCTAGTAAAATGAACTATACTTAACCAAATTTCCATGAGATGCTTTTGTAGCAGCGCAAAGAGCATTAATACTTCCATTAAAGGTCCCTTCTTATTTGGTCCGAACAGATTGCTTTTTAAATTGCCTGGATAATACAGCGCCATCGGGCCTGTTAACGTGCGTAGCCTAACGAGGCCCGTATCATTTGAACTGCAAATCGCAATGTCCTGATGGCTAACTATACGGGAATTCACCTGTTAAGTGTACAATTATTCACTTTAGGGTGCAAGTAGGCATTGCGAAGCCGAGCAGTGAGTGAAGCCCTCTCTGCTGAGCCTGAATCCCGAGAATGTACATAACTGCCTAAAATATATTCGTCCCTATGATGTGCTACGAAGTACAGTGGCGCTACAATTACCTGTTTCCCAAGTGCCTTATTCCACCATTTCTAGACAATCCTAACTCGAACGCCAAAGCAAATTTAGCACATTTCCTGAGTTGATATCTGGAATCTGCTGCTTCTCCTTGCAACATGTGccccaaagtaaaaaaaaaatatgaaatgatACTTATTGAACGTCTTGATTAACTACCAGGAGATTAGAATTTCTAAAGCACGCATTTCCGCCGTTTTTAAAAATTCACTGGGAAAGGTATATGCTACAGATAGCTTTAAAAAGAAACGAACTTTAAAACTCACAAAGGAAGACCAGTGGTTCCTACACCACACATTAGTAGCGCACCGGTGCTCTTCCCGTCTTTTATGACAGCGTTGGTGCCTCGCTTCGTGCCAGTACTACACAATGAGCCCTGCGCACTGCTTAGTTTGAAACAACTGCAAGGATAAGTGAACATGGAGAGGGCAAACTTACACCTCTCGGCTGTGCGTGGTGTCCGACCCGAGTACTGGCCACTGTGGCAGCAAGTGTCGTCTCGGGGCTCGTCTTCGCAGTCGTCAGCTGTGGCTGTGATGCTCCTCCGTGTGGCGCGCTGCCCGCGACTTGGACCCGCGCGCGAGTGCGTATCGTCGTTTTCCTGTTCCCGCGTTCGTCCATGTCCGGATGTGCAACACCCAGCGGGATGAGGCGCTCGCCCACTGTGTTCGGTGCCACTTCCAGCCGCCGCTCCAGGGCGTCGTCCCCAACGTCCGGGGTGATGTCGTGCGGCGACAGTGAGCTGTGGACGACGAGAAGACCGATGCCCAAGAGGAGTGCCGCGAAAGCGACGCCGAGGACAAAGCTCAGGCACTCGGGACTGCTGGGCTTCGCGGGCTCCGTCGCAGCTTCGGGCTCCAGCGACTGCTCGGAAACGGCCCCGGCGCTGCCTTCGTAATAGCAACCAGGATAGGTGCGGTCCGGGGCTGCTGCCGGCCACGGGCCCTCGGCCAGGAAGTGCGTATCGCGTGGCAGTCCGGCCCACGTCGGCGAAGGTCTCCATCCGCTGTGAACAGGCTGCGTTGGCGGACGGACGACGCCAGAACGCTCGGCTGCTTGGCTGCACCACTCTGGTTCCTCTTGGAAGGGCTGCATTCTCGACAAATAAAAACGGGGTCAGCCAGGGGCGGTTACAAACCGGGCGAGgcacggtgatgatgatgatgatgaagcctcagttaatggcacaaacccactgtttGGGATaagccacgaatcgggtggtaatatgattcaataaataaaataaaataaattggttaataaataaataacacgaaaaaagaaagaaaaacaaataatccaaGAGTCAAAATAAACTATGAATACCGGAGAtaaagtattgatcaatactatagtaagccttgcggtgataggaatgtaaaaaaaaggaTATACCTAAACTTGAGTAAGGTAAATTATGAATAATATTAGCAAGATTTAAACTGTGAATTTGTGCTTTCACTTTTTGAATTTTCTAGACTGCATTAGAATTAAATCAATTCAAGAAACTAAAAGCTATTAagaaggcattctttttgtgccacatagaaaattataaatggcaaggcaaacgttcctgtggctatatcccaaaactgttgctccaagggagagtataacagtgctgcttaaaggtaatcctaaattttgaagtggaATTTCTAGACATAGTTTTCGATGAGTTGAAAACCGCGAGCGT contains the following coding sequences:
- the LOC135915895 gene encoding uncharacterized protein, encoding MQPFQEEPEWCSQAAERSGVVRPPTQPVHSGWRPSPTWAGLPRDTHFLAEGPWPAAAPDRTYPGCYYEGSAGAVSEQSLEPEAATEPAKPSSPECLSFVLGVAFAALLLGIGLLVVHSSLSPHDITPDVGDDALERRLEVAPNTVGERLIPLGVAHPDMDERGNRKTTIRTRARVQVAGSAPHGGASQPQLTTAKTSPETTLAATVASTRVGHHAQPRGASTDDSCRRHVYTHCVRPRPEFYYSAERRACVPAAADTVHVCNRGSNRFASFESCLASCANGRRMSDRCYESTLFFPCAQQDVLDVPWYFDGKNCVAWSFPQGTCLRMGSRGVFRSFEECRLRCLLRTEAVCDETPPAEACSPRQLRHPYFADMQARGGARCVNASRRTLQSRRCLIGSNQFASLAACRKACVGN